A genome region from Pan paniscus chromosome 17, NHGRI_mPanPan1-v2.0_pri, whole genome shotgun sequence includes the following:
- the C17H18orf54 gene encoding lung adenoma susceptibility protein 2 isoform X2, whose product MAKSKTKHRLCSQESSVSALLASCTLGGSNSSNSDGSFHYKDKLYRSASQALQAYIDDFDLSQIYPGASTGTINIDEDFTNMSQFCNYIYKPNNAFENLDHKKHSNFISCRRHTVNDIDSMSLTTDDLLRLPADGSFSYTYVGPSHRTSKKNKKCHGRLGSLDIEKNPHFQGPYTPVGKDNFVTPVIRSNINGKQCGDKIELLILKAKRNLEQCTEELPKSMKKDDSPCSLDKLEAERSWENIPVTFKSPVPVNSDDSPQQTSRAKSAKGVLEDFLNNDNQSCTLSGGKHHGPVEALKQMLFNLQAVQERFNQNKTTDPKEEIKQVSEDDFSKLQLKESMIPITRSLQKALHHLSRLRDLVDDTNGERSPKM is encoded by the exons ATGGCGaaatcaaagacaaaacataGACTTTGTTCTCAGGAATCTTCAGTATCTGCGCTGCTGGCAAGCTGCACCCTGGGTGGTAGTAATTCCTCTAATTCTGATGGCTCGTTTCACTATAAAGATAAGCTGTACAGATCTGCTTCTCAAGCTCTACAGGCTTATATTGATGATTTTGATCTAAGCCAAATATATCCTGGTGCAAGCACTGGAACAATTAACATTGATGAGGATTTTACTAATATGTCACAGTTCTGCAACTATATTTACAAACCAAACAATG CTTTTGAAAACCTTGATCACAAAAAGCACTCAAACTTCATATCCTGTAGAAGACACACCGTTAATGACATAGACTCCATGAGCCTAACAACTGATGATCTATTAAGACTCCCAGCAGATGGATCATTTTCTTATACTTATGTTGGACCGAGTCACCGAACGagcaagaaaaacaagaaatgccaTGGAAGACTGGGTTCATTGGACATTGAGAAGAATCCACATTTTCAAGGACCCTACACTCCCGTGGGCAAGGATAACTTTGTTACTCCTGTTATACGCTCAAAtataaatggaaagcaatgtg GTGACAAAATTGAATTGCTTATCTTGAAGGCCAAGAGAAATCTAGAGCAGTGTACTGAAGAATTACCAAAGTCCATGAAAAAGGATGACAGTCCTTGCTCATTAGATAAACTTGAAGCAGAAAGATCATGGGAAAATATTCCTGTTACTTT CAAATCTCCTGTTCCCGTTAACTCTGATGATAGTCCTCAACAAACTTCAAGGGCAAAGAGTGCTAAAGGGGTTCTTGAAGACTTTCTAAATAATGATAATCAG AGCTGTACTCTCTCTGGAGGCAAACATCATGGTCCTGTTGAAGCCCTGAAACAAATGTTATTTAACCTTCAAGCAGTACAAGAACGTTTTAATCAAAATAAGACCACAGATCCAAAAGAAGAGATTAAACAA GTTTCAGAAGATGATTTCTCTAAATTACAGTTGAAGGAAAGTATGATTCCTATTACTAGGTCACTTCAGAA GGCTTTGCACCATTTATCTCGCCTGAGAGACCTGGTTGATGATACGAATGGAGAACGGTCACCGAAAATGTGA
- the C17H18orf54 gene encoding lung adenoma susceptibility protein 2 isoform X3, producing MAKSKTKHRLCSQESSVSALLASCTLGGSNSSNSDGSFHYKDKLYRSASQALQAYIDDFDLSQIYPGASTGTINIDEDFTNMSQFCNYIYKPNNAFENLDHKKHSNFISCRRHTVNDIDSMSLTTDDLLRLPADGSFSYTYVGPSHRTSKKNKKCHGRLGSLDIEKNPHFQGPYTPVGDKIELLILKAKRNLEQCTEELPKSMKKDDSPCSLDKLEAERSWENIPVTFKSPVPVNSDDSPQQTSRAKSAKGVLEDFLNNDNQSCTLSGGKHHGPVEALKQMLFNLQAVQERFNQNKTTDPKEEIKQVSEDDFSKLQLKESMIPITRSLQKALHHLSRLRDLVDDTNGERSPKM from the exons ATGGCGaaatcaaagacaaaacataGACTTTGTTCTCAGGAATCTTCAGTATCTGCGCTGCTGGCAAGCTGCACCCTGGGTGGTAGTAATTCCTCTAATTCTGATGGCTCGTTTCACTATAAAGATAAGCTGTACAGATCTGCTTCTCAAGCTCTACAGGCTTATATTGATGATTTTGATCTAAGCCAAATATATCCTGGTGCAAGCACTGGAACAATTAACATTGATGAGGATTTTACTAATATGTCACAGTTCTGCAACTATATTTACAAACCAAACAATG CTTTTGAAAACCTTGATCACAAAAAGCACTCAAACTTCATATCCTGTAGAAGACACACCGTTAATGACATAGACTCCATGAGCCTAACAACTGATGATCTATTAAGACTCCCAGCAGATGGATCATTTTCTTATACTTATGTTGGACCGAGTCACCGAACGagcaagaaaaacaagaaatgccaTGGAAGACTGGGTTCATTGGACATTGAGAAGAATCCACATTTTCAAGGACCCTACACTCCCGTGG GTGACAAAATTGAATTGCTTATCTTGAAGGCCAAGAGAAATCTAGAGCAGTGTACTGAAGAATTACCAAAGTCCATGAAAAAGGATGACAGTCCTTGCTCATTAGATAAACTTGAAGCAGAAAGATCATGGGAAAATATTCCTGTTACTTT CAAATCTCCTGTTCCCGTTAACTCTGATGATAGTCCTCAACAAACTTCAAGGGCAAAGAGTGCTAAAGGGGTTCTTGAAGACTTTCTAAATAATGATAATCAG AGCTGTACTCTCTCTGGAGGCAAACATCATGGTCCTGTTGAAGCCCTGAAACAAATGTTATTTAACCTTCAAGCAGTACAAGAACGTTTTAATCAAAATAAGACCACAGATCCAAAAGAAGAGATTAAACAA GTTTCAGAAGATGATTTCTCTAAATTACAGTTGAAGGAAAGTATGATTCCTATTACTAGGTCACTTCAGAA GGCTTTGCACCATTTATCTCGCCTGAGAGACCTGGTTGATGATACGAATGGAGAACGGTCACCGAAAATGTGA
- the C17H18orf54 gene encoding lung adenoma susceptibility protein 2 isoform X1, whose translation MAKSKTKHRLCSQESSVSALLASCTLGGSNSSNSDGSFHYKDKLYRSASQALQAYIDDFDLSQIYPGASTGTINIDEDFTNMSQFCNYIYKPNNAFENLDHKKHSNFISCRRHTVNDIDSMSLTTDDLLRLPADGSFSYTYVGPSHRTSKKNKKCHGRLGSLDIEKNPHFQGPYTPVGKDNFVTPVIRSNINGKQCGRLKNPKLMNRTNNCISESSLSFPKKSSFKDSSEHSLEKNYPRWLTSQKSDLNVSGITSIPDFKYPVWLHNQDLLPDANSQRVYQIFKDDQCSPRHSHQAQGTSRLINKFDCFEYAFEPSNFSNSLSDDKELVNEYKCDFEHSQCQCENPLLPGQSTKPFSGDKIELLILKAKRNLEQCTEELPKSMKKDDSPCSLDKLEAERSWENIPVTFKSPVPVNSDDSPQQTSRAKSAKGVLEDFLNNDNQSCTLSGGKHHGPVEALKQMLFNLQAVQERFNQNKTTDPKEEIKQVSEDDFSKLQLKESMIPITRSLQKALHHLSRLRDLVDDTNGERSPKM comes from the exons ATGGCGaaatcaaagacaaaacataGACTTTGTTCTCAGGAATCTTCAGTATCTGCGCTGCTGGCAAGCTGCACCCTGGGTGGTAGTAATTCCTCTAATTCTGATGGCTCGTTTCACTATAAAGATAAGCTGTACAGATCTGCTTCTCAAGCTCTACAGGCTTATATTGATGATTTTGATCTAAGCCAAATATATCCTGGTGCAAGCACTGGAACAATTAACATTGATGAGGATTTTACTAATATGTCACAGTTCTGCAACTATATTTACAAACCAAACAATG CTTTTGAAAACCTTGATCACAAAAAGCACTCAAACTTCATATCCTGTAGAAGACACACCGTTAATGACATAGACTCCATGAGCCTAACAACTGATGATCTATTAAGACTCCCAGCAGATGGATCATTTTCTTATACTTATGTTGGACCGAGTCACCGAACGagcaagaaaaacaagaaatgccaTGGAAGACTGGGTTCATTGGACATTGAGAAGAATCCACATTTTCAAGGACCCTACACTCCCGTGGGCAAGGATAACTTTGTTACTCCTGTTATACGCTCAAAtataaatggaaagcaatgtggtaggctaaaaaacccaaaacttatGAATAGGACTAATAATTGCATTTCTGAATCATCTTTGTCTTTTCCCAAGAAATCGTCTTTCAAGGACAGTTCAGAACACAGTCTTGAAAAGAATTACCCAAGATGGCTCACTAGCCAGAAATCTGACCTTAATGTTTCAGGGATAACTAGTATACCTGATTTCAAATACCCAGTCTGGCTCCACAATCAAGACTTGCTACCTGATGCAAATAGTCAAAGggtttatcaaatatttaaagatgatCAGTGTTCCCCTAGACATAGTCATCAGGCACAAGGAACTTCTCGGCTTATCAATAAATTCGATTGTTTTGAATATGCTTTTGAACCCTCAAACTTTTCAAATTCCTTGAGTGATGATAAAGAATTAGTTAATGAATACAAATGTGATTTTGAACATAGCCAGTGTCAATGTGAGAATCCACTTCTCCCAGGACAATCCACAAAGCCATTCAGTG GTGACAAAATTGAATTGCTTATCTTGAAGGCCAAGAGAAATCTAGAGCAGTGTACTGAAGAATTACCAAAGTCCATGAAAAAGGATGACAGTCCTTGCTCATTAGATAAACTTGAAGCAGAAAGATCATGGGAAAATATTCCTGTTACTTT CAAATCTCCTGTTCCCGTTAACTCTGATGATAGTCCTCAACAAACTTCAAGGGCAAAGAGTGCTAAAGGGGTTCTTGAAGACTTTCTAAATAATGATAATCAG AGCTGTACTCTCTCTGGAGGCAAACATCATGGTCCTGTTGAAGCCCTGAAACAAATGTTATTTAACCTTCAAGCAGTACAAGAACGTTTTAATCAAAATAAGACCACAGATCCAAAAGAAGAGATTAAACAA GTTTCAGAAGATGATTTCTCTAAATTACAGTTGAAGGAAAGTATGATTCCTATTACTAGGTCACTTCAGAA GGCTTTGCACCATTTATCTCGCCTGAGAGACCTGGTTGATGATACGAATGGAGAACGGTCACCGAAAATGTGA